The Paenibacillus swuensis genome contains the following window.
CTCCCTGTTCAACCCGGTTGGCACGGTAATTAAGCCCAGACGCTTCCCCTTGAACAAATGGGTATACTGCCCGATATGATCGACTCCGTTGCTGACTTTACCCATGGCTGCCTCCCGCCTCTTGCCAAAATGACTGCGACAAGCCCCTTGTCACAGTCATTCCTATTTTGCAACTATTCAATTGCTTCATCTAAACGCTTAGCCTTTAACCGCTCCTACCGTCACACCCTCAAGGAAGTACTTCTGCAGGCTGAAGAACAGAATGAACATCGGCAAAGCTGAAATCGCAGCGCCCGCCATCATCGGAGCGATGTACGTGGTGTTGGCGAAGCGGAAGTTTTTCAATCCGACCTGAATCGTCTGCATTTCCATAGAGTTCGTGATCAGAAGCGGCCAGAAGAACGTATTCCAGCTGTCCATGAACGTCAGAATTGCCATAACGGCCAGCACGGTTTTGGATAACGGAAGAATGATTTTCATATAAATGGTGAACTGATTGCACCCTTCCATCTTGGCGCTTTCCAGAATTTCATTCGGAATACTGCTCATAAATTGTTTGGCAAGGAAGATGTTATACACCGTAACAATCCCCGGCAATATAAGAGCTCTGTACGTATTTTGAAGTTCAAAAATATTGACCATCAGAATATACAGCGGAACCTGTGTTACCTGATACGGAATCATCATGGAGACAAGCAGGATGCCGAACAGCACATTTTTGCCCCGAAACTTCAATTTGGAAAACGCAAACCCCGCCATGCTCGCGAACACTACGTTGGAAACCGTAACCGCAACCGCTACGACTAACGAGTTCAGAATCCAACGGTATGAATACTCACTGTATTCAAAGAAGAATTTGAACGAA
Protein-coding sequences here:
- a CDS encoding carbohydrate ABC transporter permease, with the protein product MALYSNHTGRPRVRFTRNAIIFTALLLFALATIFPIYFMVVSALGDPVEAGAVSYSIFPSKFTLASFKFFFEYSEYSYRWILNSLVVAVAVTVSNVVFASMAGFAFSKLKFRGKNVLFGILLVSMMIPYQVTQVPLYILMVNIFELQNTYRALILPGIVTVYNIFLAKQFMSSIPNEILESAKMEGCNQFTIYMKIILPLSKTVLAVMAILTFMDSWNTFFWPLLITNSMEMQTIQVGLKNFRFANTTYIAPMMAGAAISALPMFILFFSLQKYFLEGVTVGAVKG